A region of Maniola jurtina chromosome 18, ilManJurt1.1, whole genome shotgun sequence DNA encodes the following proteins:
- the LOC123874145 gene encoding 40S ribosomal protein S6, with amino-acid sequence MKLNVSYPATGCQKLVEVVDEHKLRIFYEKRMGAEVEADQLGDEWKGYILRVAGGNDKQGFPMKQGVLTNSRVRLLMSKGHSCYRPRRDGERKRKSVRGCIVDANLSVLALVIVRKGAQEIPGLTDGNVPRRLGPKRASKIRKLFNLSKQDDVRRYVVKRLLPPKEGKENAKPRYKAPKIQRLVTPVVLQRRRHRLALKKKRLAKRKSSEAEYAKLLAQRKKESKVRRQEELKRRRSASIRDSKSSSTSAPQK; translated from the exons ATGAAG CTGAACGTCTCATACCCGGCAACGGGATGTCAGAAGTTAGTCGAAGTAGTGGACGAGCATAAGCTCCGTATCTTCTATGAGAAGCGTATGGGCGCAGAAGTGGAAGCAGACCAATTAGGAGATGAATGGAAGGGTTATATCCTACGTGTAGCCGGTGGTAACGACAAGCAGGGCTTCCCCATGAAACAGGGTGTCCTCACCAACA GTCGTGTTCGTTTGTTGATGTCAAAGGGCCACTCTTGCTACAGACCACGCCGTGATGgtgaaagaaaaagaaaatcagTCCGTGGATGCATTGTAGATGCTAACTTATCTGTGCTGGCCCTCGTTATTGTCCGCAAAGGAGCCCAg GAAATTCCCGGCCTTACCGACGGCAACGTGCCCCGTCGTCTAGGACCCAAGAGAGCGTCCAAGATCCGCAAGTTGTTCAACCTAAGCAAACAAGACGACGTCCGCCGCTACGTTGTCAAGCGTCTGCTGCCCCCTAAGGAAGGAAAGGAGAATGCTAAACCCAGATATAAG GCCCCCAAAATCCAGAGGTTAGTAACTCCCGTGGTGCTGCAACGCAGGCGCCACCGCCTGGCGCTGAAGAAGAAGCGCCTCGCCAAGCGCAAGTCCTCCGAGGCGGAATACGCCAAACTGCTCGCGCAGAGGAAGAAGGAATCCAAG GTACGTCGCCAAGAAGAACTCAAGCGCAGGCGTTCAGCTTCTATCCGGGATTCCAAGAGCTCTAGCACGAGTGCGCCGCAAAAGTGA